A window of the Caldisalinibacter kiritimatiensis genome harbors these coding sequences:
- a CDS encoding extracellular solute-binding protein gives MTFLKKVLTILLVIFIIMWPIYFISFNKSQNTPTIEKEKDTEWKGVIEIWDYPRLNVETGSRYEWMLDKIRKFEKENPGVYIELRPIDLNKGPIKLEVGLKTGNLPDIAPVGADFTFMKEDILEPLDLYLSDKEKQKFKFQALHAVTYDGKMWGMPVMMTTYTMYLNLDLFRQRGVEPPIDGNWTYEEFVEKMKKLTWDSDNDSKIDHYGFVSFISPNYYNLWGIILSDGAQIIDENSNKYVFYGDKAISGVKKVVDLKKKYKVTPEEFGLISGNKAWDMFNKEQVIAVYPTGSWAVRVLDNAIRKGEGFNYTIANYPIGDKRIPVSLNNSVCAYGIFKQEDKGKLDMCVKFLKFISQEKYQEELEDLGVFPAKKGIKDIYENNPKMKRLEDCLSYTQIIPKHEKWKDIDRILQNQIRLAIIGEKSSQDALDEARKQIEMIVE, from the coding sequence GTGACATTTTTGAAGAAGGTTTTAACTATATTATTAGTTATATTTATAATAATGTGGCCAATTTATTTTATTTCTTTTAATAAATCCCAGAACACTCCTACTATAGAAAAGGAAAAAGATACAGAGTGGAAAGGTGTTATAGAAATATGGGATTATCCAAGACTTAATGTGGAAACTGGAAGTAGATATGAGTGGATGCTTGATAAAATAAGAAAATTTGAAAAAGAAAATCCAGGTGTTTATATTGAGCTTAGACCTATTGATTTGAATAAAGGACCTATAAAATTAGAAGTTGGACTTAAAACTGGAAATTTACCCGATATTGCACCAGTTGGTGCGGATTTTACATTCATGAAGGAAGACATATTAGAGCCTTTAGATTTATATTTAAGTGATAAAGAAAAGCAAAAGTTTAAATTTCAGGCTTTACATGCAGTGACATATGATGGTAAGATGTGGGGAATGCCTGTTATGATGACTACTTATACTATGTATTTAAATTTAGATTTATTTAGACAGAGAGGTGTAGAACCACCGATAGATGGCAATTGGACTTATGAAGAATTTGTTGAAAAAATGAAAAAACTTACTTGGGATTCTGATAATGACAGTAAAATAGACCACTATGGTTTTGTTTCGTTTATAAGTCCTAACTATTATAATTTATGGGGAATAATATTAAGTGATGGAGCACAGATAATAGACGAGAATTCAAATAAATATGTTTTTTATGGTGATAAAGCCATTAGTGGAGTAAAAAAAGTGGTAGATTTAAAGAAAAAGTATAAAGTAACTCCGGAGGAATTTGGATTAATAAGCGGAAACAAAGCATGGGATATGTTTAATAAAGAGCAAGTAATAGCAGTGTATCCTACGGGTTCTTGGGCTGTAAGAGTATTAGATAATGCTATTAGAAAGGGAGAAGGATTTAACTACACCATAGCAAACTACCCAATAGGTGATAAAAGAATTCCTGTTTCATTAAATAATTCTGTTTGTGCTTATGGTATTTTTAAGCAGGAGGATAAAGGTAAACTTGATATGTGTGTGAAGTTTTTGAAGTTTATTTCTCAAGAAAAGTATCAAGAAGAATTAGAAGATTTAGGAGTTTTTCCAGCTAAGAAAGGAATAAAAGATATATATGAAAATAATCCTAAAATGAAAAGGCTAGAAGATTGCTTATCTTATACACAAATAATACCTAAACATGAGAAGTGGAAGGATATAGATAGAATTCTTCAAAATCAGATTAGGTTAGCTATAATTGGTGAAAAATCATCCCAAGATGCATTAGACGAAGCAAGAAAACAGATAGAAATGATAGTGGAATAA
- a CDS encoding phosphatase → MKYLIDTHCHTVASGHAYSTILELAKEANNKGLEMIAITDHGPKMPGGPHIYHFGNLKVIPSKICGVEILRGVEANIMDTEGNVDLPEYVLEKLDLVLASLHEGCFDPGNQEHNTKALIKAMENKYVDIIAHPGNPVYPINKEEFVKKAKETNTLIEINNSSFIKSRKGSREHCIEIANLCKKYGVKVIAGSDCHISFDVGRFDKVIEVLNEIDMPAERIMNLSPKEFKEYLKSKGKIRFMDKEQIAEI, encoded by the coding sequence ATGAAATACTTGATAGATACCCATTGTCATACTGTTGCTAGCGGTCATGCATATAGTACTATATTAGAATTAGCCAAAGAAGCAAATAACAAAGGGTTAGAAATGATAGCAATTACAGATCATGGCCCTAAAATGCCAGGAGGGCCTCATATTTATCATTTTGGAAACTTAAAGGTAATACCAAGCAAAATATGTGGTGTCGAAATTTTAAGAGGGGTAGAAGCTAATATTATGGATACAGAGGGCAATGTTGATTTACCCGAATATGTTTTAGAAAAGTTAGATTTAGTTTTAGCTAGTCTACATGAAGGGTGCTTTGACCCAGGAAATCAAGAACATAATACAAAGGCTCTTATAAAAGCTATGGAAAACAAATATGTAGACATCATAGCACATCCAGGAAATCCCGTATATCCTATAAATAAAGAAGAATTTGTTAAAAAAGCTAAAGAAACAAATACACTTATTGAGATTAATAATAGTTCATTTATTAAAAGTAGAAAGGGAAGCAGAGAGCATTGCATAGAAATAGCAAATCTATGTAAGAAATATGGAGTTAAAGTAATAGCAGGAAGTGACTGTCATATTTCCTTTGATGTAGGTAGATTTGATAAAGTAATAGAGGTTTTAAATGAGATAGATATGCCAGCTGAACGTATAATGAATTTATCACCGAAAGAATTCAAAGAATATTTAAAATCAAAAGGAAAAATAAGATTTATGGATAAAGAACAAATTGCAGAAATATAA
- a CDS encoding ROK family protein, producing MYIGIDIGGTAIKAGLVNENGEILYKKEIRTRAEREYKDIERDIIELIKDLIKRSNEYGKNVKSIGLGIPGIGDVTGDFVVYCTNLGWRNVPLGKNLKSQFNLPIYIENDATVAGLAENVKGATKGSNSSIFITLGTGVGGGIIIDGKVYSGAHGTGSEIGHMIVGENFYDCNCGNNGCLETFASATAIIKYTTKIIKHGNNDTLILEKTGGDLNKITAKLVFDCAKEGDKVANESIDRMVKYLSIGIANLLNTLDPEIVAIGGGVSKAGDFLLEKVRKQVGSYLLYKDIKYADIVLATLGNDAGLVGAAMLGKYK from the coding sequence ATGTACATAGGTATAGACATAGGAGGAACAGCTATTAAAGCTGGTTTAGTTAATGAAAATGGAGAGATATTATACAAGAAAGAAATTAGAACAAGGGCAGAAAGAGAATATAAAGATATAGAACGAGATATTATTGAGTTAATTAAGGATTTAATAAAAAGAAGCAATGAGTATGGTAAAAATGTTAAGTCGATAGGATTAGGGATACCTGGTATAGGTGATGTTACAGGTGACTTTGTTGTTTATTGTACTAATTTAGGTTGGAGAAATGTACCTTTAGGTAAGAATTTGAAGTCTCAATTTAATCTTCCAATATATATTGAAAATGATGCCACTGTGGCAGGATTAGCTGAGAATGTTAAAGGAGCAACTAAGGGTAGTAATAGTTCTATCTTTATTACATTAGGTACTGGAGTTGGTGGAGGTATAATAATAGATGGAAAAGTTTATAGTGGGGCTCATGGTACAGGGTCAGAAATTGGGCATATGATAGTAGGTGAAAATTTCTACGATTGTAATTGTGGTAACAATGGATGTCTTGAAACATTTGCTTCTGCTACTGCTATAATCAAGTATACAACTAAAATAATTAAACATGGAAATAATGATACTCTAATATTAGAGAAAACAGGTGGAGATTTAAATAAAATAACTGCAAAATTAGTTTTTGATTGTGCTAAAGAAGGTGACAAAGTAGCAAATGAATCCATAGACAGAATGGTAAAGTATTTGTCAATTGGTATAGCTAATCTATTAAATACCCTAGACCCAGAGATTGTAGCTATAGGAGGAGGAGTATCTAAAGCTGGCGACTTTCTATTAGAAAAGGTAAGAAAACAAGTAGGTAGTTATTTGCTTTATAAAGATATTAAGTACGCAGATATAGTTCTTGCTACTCTAGGAAATGATGCTGGATTAGTGGGAGCTGCTATGTTAGGTAAATATAAGTAG
- the nifJ gene encoding pyruvate:ferredoxin (flavodoxin) oxidoreductase yields the protein MAKVMKTMDGNTAAAYVSYAFTDVAAIYPITPSSPMAELVDEWSAHGKTNIFGQPVKVTELQSEAGASGAVHGSLQGGALTTTFTASQGLLLMIPNMYKIAGELLPGVFHVSARAVASHALSIFGDHSDVMATRQTGFALLASGSVQEVIDLGGVAHLSAIKSRVPFLHFFDGFRTSHEIQKVELIDYDEFKRLVDYDAVKEFRNRALNPEHPVTRGTAQNPDIFFQARESCNRFYDAVPDIVADYMKEISEITGREYKPFNYYGAEDAEYIIVAMGSVTETIQETVDYLVAKGEKVGVVKVHLYRPFSAKHFFEVLPKTVKRIAVLDRTKEAGSLGEPLYQDVRTLFFDKEDAPIVVGGRYGLGSKDTTPSHIKAVFDNLKAAEPKNGFTVGIVDDITHTSLEVKEEIHTEPEGTIRCKFWGLGSDGTVGANKNAIKIIGDNTDMYAQGYFSYDSKKSGGVTVSHLRFGKQPITSTYLIDEADFISCSNQSYVDKYDLLKGLKEEGTFLLNCNWSVEELDEKLPASMKKYIAEKNIDLYTINATEIAHEIGLGNRINMVMQAAFFKLANVIDIDDAVKYLKEAIVKSYGKKGEDIVRMNHEAVDKGIEALVKVDVPESWKQATEAQEEAASAAEEPEFIKEVLRPMNKLEGDNLPVSTFVGREDGTFPQGTAAYEKRGIAVKVPEWQIDNCVQCNQCAFACPHAAIRPFLLNEEEVKNAPEGFETKKAIGKGLEGLEYRLQVSALDCTGCGVCVDVCPAKEKALVMKPLEEQAEKEVENWDYAMTVSVKDDLIPKTNVKGSQFAQPLLEFSGACAGCGETPYAKVVTQLYGDRMVIANATGCSSIWGGSAPSTPYCTNEDGKGPAWANSLFEDNAEYGYGMAVAIRQIRDGIEAAMKELVELDIPAEAKEAFNAWVEGKEDADTSKEATAKVLEVLDKIEVEDERAKELLAKVEDNKDYLIKKSVWIVGGDGWAYDIGYGGLDHVLASGENVNVLVFDTEVYSNTGGQSSKATPTAAVAKFAASGKKVRKKDLGLMLTTYGYVYVAQVAMGANKNQFMKALVEAEKYDGPSIIIAYAPCINHGIKAGMGCSQSQQKKAVEAGYWHLYRYNPELKEQGKNPFILDSKEPTASFKDFLKSEVRYTSLMNSFPEIAEELFEEAEKDAKERYENYKRMAEMEY from the coding sequence ATGGCAAAAGTAATGAAAACTATGGATGGTAATACAGCTGCTGCATACGTTTCATATGCTTTCACTGACGTAGCTGCTATTTATCCTATAACACCATCCTCACCAATGGCTGAACTTGTTGATGAATGGTCAGCACATGGTAAAACAAATATTTTTGGACAACCAGTAAAGGTAACTGAATTACAATCAGAGGCAGGGGCTTCAGGAGCAGTTCACGGTTCACTACAAGGTGGAGCGTTAACTACAACATTTACTGCTTCTCAAGGACTACTTCTAATGATTCCTAATATGTATAAAATTGCAGGGGAATTATTACCAGGAGTATTCCATGTAAGTGCTCGTGCAGTTGCAAGTCACGCATTATCTATTTTTGGAGACCACTCAGACGTAATGGCAACAAGACAAACTGGATTTGCATTATTAGCATCTGGTAGTGTACAAGAAGTAATTGACTTAGGTGGAGTTGCTCACTTAAGTGCTATTAAGTCAAGAGTTCCATTCTTACATTTCTTTGATGGATTTAGAACTTCACATGAAATTCAAAAAGTTGAACTAATTGACTATGATGAATTCAAGAGATTAGTTGACTATGATGCAGTTAAAGAATTCAGAAATAGAGCATTAAACCCAGAACATCCTGTAACTAGAGGTACAGCTCAAAACCCAGATATTTTCTTCCAAGCAAGAGAGTCATGTAATAGATTCTACGACGCAGTACCTGATATTGTTGCTGATTACATGAAAGAAATAAGTGAAATTACAGGAAGAGAATACAAGCCATTCAATTACTATGGAGCAGAAGATGCTGAATACATAATTGTGGCTATGGGTTCAGTAACTGAAACAATTCAAGAAACTGTAGATTATCTTGTAGCTAAAGGAGAAAAGGTTGGTGTAGTTAAAGTACACCTTTACAGACCATTCTCAGCTAAGCATTTCTTCGAAGTGTTACCAAAGACAGTTAAGAGAATAGCTGTTTTAGATAGAACTAAAGAAGCTGGTTCATTAGGAGAGCCACTATATCAAGACGTACGTACATTATTCTTTGATAAAGAGGATGCTCCAATAGTTGTTGGAGGACGTTATGGATTAGGCTCAAAAGATACTACTCCATCACACATAAAAGCTGTATTTGATAACTTAAAAGCAGCTGAACCTAAAAATGGATTTACTGTAGGTATCGTAGATGATATAACTCATACTTCATTAGAAGTAAAAGAAGAAATCCACACTGAGCCAGAAGGAACTATTAGATGTAAGTTCTGGGGATTAGGTTCAGACGGAACAGTTGGAGCCAATAAAAATGCAATTAAGATTATCGGAGATAACACAGATATGTACGCTCAAGGTTACTTCTCATATGACAGTAAGAAGTCAGGTGGAGTAACAGTATCACACTTAAGATTTGGTAAGCAACCAATTACTTCAACTTACTTAATCGATGAAGCAGACTTTATTTCATGCTCTAATCAATCATATGTAGATAAGTATGACCTATTAAAAGGATTAAAAGAAGAAGGTACTTTCTTACTTAACTGTAATTGGTCAGTTGAAGAATTAGATGAAAAATTACCTGCTTCAATGAAGAAATATATAGCAGAGAAAAATATAGACTTATATACAATAAATGCGACTGAAATCGCACATGAAATAGGATTAGGAAACAGAATTAACATGGTAATGCAAGCAGCATTCTTCAAGTTAGCAAATGTAATTGATATAGATGATGCTGTTAAGTACTTAAAAGAAGCTATAGTTAAGTCTTATGGTAAAAAAGGTGAAGACATCGTTAGAATGAACCATGAAGCTGTTGATAAAGGTATTGAAGCATTAGTTAAAGTAGATGTTCCTGAATCATGGAAACAAGCAACTGAAGCTCAAGAAGAAGCAGCATCAGCAGCAGAAGAACCAGAATTTATTAAAGAAGTATTAAGACCAATGAATAAGTTAGAAGGTGACAATTTACCAGTAAGTACATTTGTTGGAAGAGAGGATGGAACATTCCCTCAAGGAACAGCAGCATATGAAAAACGTGGCATAGCTGTTAAAGTACCAGAATGGCAAATAGACAATTGTGTTCAATGTAACCAATGTGCATTTGCTTGTCCACATGCTGCAATAAGACCATTCTTATTAAACGAAGAAGAAGTTAAGAATGCTCCAGAAGGATTCGAAACTAAGAAAGCAATTGGTAAGGGCTTAGAAGGATTAGAATATCGTCTACAAGTTAGTGCATTAGATTGTACTGGATGTGGAGTTTGTGTAGACGTATGTCCTGCGAAAGAAAAAGCGCTAGTAATGAAACCACTAGAAGAGCAAGCAGAAAAAGAAGTAGAAAACTGGGATTACGCTATGACTGTATCTGTAAAAGATGACTTAATACCTAAGACAAATGTAAAAGGAAGTCAGTTTGCTCAACCATTACTTGAGTTCTCAGGAGCATGTGCTGGTTGTGGAGAAACTCCATATGCTAAAGTTGTGACTCAATTATATGGAGATAGAATGGTAATTGCTAATGCGACAGGTTGTTCTTCAATCTGGGGAGGTTCAGCACCATCAACTCCATACTGCACAAATGAAGATGGCAAAGGACCTGCTTGGGCTAACTCATTATTTGAAGATAATGCGGAATACGGATATGGTATGGCAGTAGCTATTAGACAAATTAGAGATGGTATAGAGGCTGCAATGAAAGAATTAGTTGAATTAGATATACCAGCAGAAGCAAAAGAAGCTTTCAATGCTTGGGTAGAAGGTAAAGAAGATGCTGATACTTCTAAAGAAGCGACTGCTAAAGTTTTAGAAGTATTAGATAAGATAGAAGTTGAAGACGAAAGAGCTAAAGAATTATTAGCAAAGGTAGAAGACAATAAAGATTACTTAATTAAGAAATCTGTATGGATTGTCGGTGGAGACGGTTGGGCTTATGATATTGGATACGGTGGATTAGACCACGTATTAGCTTCAGGAGAAAATGTAAACGTGCTTGTATTCGATACAGAAGTTTACTCAAATACTGGAGGACAGTCATCTAAGGCTACTCCAACAGCAGCTGTAGCTAAGTTTGCAGCTTCAGGTAAGAAAGTAAGAAAGAAAGACTTAGGATTAATGTTAACAACTTACGGATATGTATACGTAGCACAAGTAGCTATGGGAGCAAACAAGAACCAATTCATGAAAGCTTTAGTTGAAGCTGAAAAATACGATGGTCCATCAATCATCATAGCATACGCTCCATGTATCAACCATGGTATCAAAGCTGGTATGGGATGCTCACAATCACAACAGAAGAAAGCTGTTGAAGCTGGATATTGGCATCTATACAGATACAATCCTGAATTAAAAGAACAAGGTAAGAATCCATTTATCCTTGATTCTAAAGAGCCAACTGCTTCATTCAAAGACTTCTTGAAGTCAGAAGTTAGATATACATCATTAATGAATTCATTCCCAGAAATAGCTGAAGAGCTATTTGAAGAAGCAGAAAAAGATGCTAAAGAAAGATATGAAAACTATAAGAGAATGGCTGAAATGGAATATTAA
- the hprK gene encoding HPr(Ser) kinase/phosphatase yields MYSISVEKFIKDMDLEIIYTPEKTDIKIVKSDLNRPGLQLAGYFDYFAYERLQIIGSTEWNYLSTLDIETRKERLNKLFSYPFPALIITRNQQVFPEMLKCAEKHNRTIVRTKLATTKFTSKLVNYLEDILAPQTTIHGVLVDVYGIGILLLGKSGVGKSETALELIKRGHRLVADDAVQIKRVEEGVLKGKAPDLIRHFLEIRGVGILDIKRLYGVGAVRNAKRIDVVIELEIWDDKKEYDRLGLNEEYAEILNTKVPKIIIPVKPGRNLAMIVEVAAKNHRQKKMGYNAAEELNKKLVEQMNIKNTTGSVENVDLFELD; encoded by the coding sequence ATGTATTCGATAAGTGTAGAAAAATTTATTAAAGATATGGATTTAGAGATTATATATACACCTGAAAAAACTGATATAAAGATTGTTAAAAGCGATTTGAATAGACCAGGGCTGCAGTTAGCTGGATATTTTGATTACTTTGCTTATGAAAGACTTCAAATAATAGGCAGCACTGAATGGAATTATTTATCAACACTAGATATTGAAACAAGAAAAGAGAGATTGAACAAATTATTTAGTTATCCTTTTCCTGCATTAATAATTACTCGAAATCAACAGGTATTTCCAGAGATGCTTAAGTGCGCTGAAAAGCATAACAGAACTATAGTAAGAACTAAATTAGCTACTACAAAATTTACAAGTAAGTTAGTAAACTATTTAGAAGATATTTTGGCTCCACAGACAACTATACACGGTGTATTAGTTGATGTTTATGGAATAGGTATATTACTTTTAGGAAAAAGTGGAGTTGGGAAAAGTGAAACTGCTCTTGAATTGATTAAAAGAGGCCATAGATTAGTTGCAGATGATGCAGTGCAAATAAAAAGGGTAGAAGAAGGAGTGTTAAAGGGAAAAGCACCTGACTTAATTAGACATTTCCTGGAAATAAGAGGAGTTGGTATTTTAGATATAAAACGCTTATATGGTGTCGGAGCTGTCAGAAATGCTAAAAGAATAGATGTAGTTATAGAATTAGAAATTTGGGACGATAAAAAAGAGTACGATAGATTAGGGTTAAATGAAGAATATGCTGAAATATTAAATACTAAGGTTCCTAAAATAATTATACCTGTGAAACCAGGAAGAAATTTAGCTATGATAGTAGAAGTAGCTGCAAAAAACCATAGGCAAAAGAAAATGGGCTACAATGCTGCTGAAGAATTAAATAAAAAATTAGTAGAGCAAATGAACATAAAAAATACTACAGGAAGCGTAGAGAATGTTGACTTATTTGAATTAGATTAG
- the uvrC gene encoding excinuclease ABC subunit UvrC: MFNIEEELKKLPDKPGVYLMKDKKGNIIYVGKAVSLRKRVRQYFQPSKNKPPKVEAMVKRIAEFEYIITDNEVEALILESNLIKKHRPKYNVLLRDDKQYPYIKITTNELYPRVMKTRKIKKDGAKYFGPYVSNSAVNDTLDIIRNLYPIRTCKLNLKKDIGKQRPCLNYHIGRCLGPCQGNVDKEKYKEMIDEIIMFLNGREDKLIEIIEQKMRDAAKKMDFESAAKYRDQIGSLKHILEQQKVVSTTMVDQDIIGMAKGVDETCIQVFFVRSGKVVGREHFIITGTKDMERKDILNSFIKQFYVGASYVPKEILVEEEFEDINIIGKWLKEKRGSNVYIKIPKRGEKNLLMEMVRKNALDTLKQSSDRLKRKMTEAKEAIEELADKLKLDDVPIRIEAFDISNIQGVESVGSMVVFEEGLAKNSDYRRFRIKSVMGPNDYASMEEVIYRRFNRGLKERKLMKENKVSVESFSYFPDLIMIDGGKGQINAAKKVLKQFNIDIPVCGLVKDDFHRTRGIIYNNKEINISKYSKSFKLITRIQDEAHRFALSYHRSLRDKKMFKSVLDEIKGIGKKRKIALLKKFGSVENIKKASVEELASVEGMNKRVAESVYKFFRKGS; this comes from the coding sequence ATGTTTAATATAGAGGAAGAATTAAAGAAGTTACCAGATAAACCTGGTGTATATTTAATGAAGGATAAAAAAGGTAATATAATATATGTGGGAAAAGCTGTTTCTTTAAGAAAAAGAGTTAGACAATACTTTCAGCCTTCAAAAAATAAACCACCAAAAGTGGAAGCAATGGTTAAGCGAATAGCTGAGTTTGAGTATATTATTACAGACAATGAAGTTGAGGCTTTGATACTAGAATCAAACCTTATAAAGAAACATCGACCAAAGTATAACGTACTTTTAAGGGATGATAAACAATATCCTTATATTAAAATAACAACAAATGAACTATATCCTAGAGTGATGAAAACAAGGAAAATCAAAAAAGATGGAGCAAAATATTTTGGACCTTATGTTAGTAATAGTGCAGTTAATGATACTTTAGATATAATAAGAAATTTATATCCAATAAGAACTTGTAAGTTGAATCTAAAAAAAGATATAGGAAAACAAAGACCGTGCTTAAATTATCATATCGGGAGATGTTTAGGACCATGTCAAGGAAATGTAGATAAGGAAAAATACAAAGAAATGATAGATGAAATAATTATGTTTTTAAATGGACGAGAAGATAAATTAATAGAAATAATAGAACAGAAAATGAGAGATGCTGCAAAAAAAATGGATTTTGAGAGTGCCGCTAAATATCGAGACCAAATTGGGTCTCTTAAACACATATTAGAGCAACAAAAAGTTGTATCTACTACGATGGTTGACCAAGATATTATAGGTATGGCAAAGGGAGTAGATGAAACTTGTATTCAGGTATTTTTCGTTAGGTCAGGAAAGGTGGTGGGAAGGGAGCATTTTATAATTACTGGAACAAAGGATATGGAAAGAAAAGATATTTTAAATTCGTTTATCAAACAGTTTTATGTTGGAGCTTCTTATGTTCCTAAAGAGATATTAGTAGAAGAAGAGTTTGAGGATATAAATATTATAGGAAAATGGTTAAAAGAAAAAAGAGGTTCCAACGTATATATAAAGATACCAAAAAGAGGCGAAAAGAATTTACTAATGGAGATGGTACGAAAAAATGCATTAGATACTCTTAAACAAAGTAGCGATAGATTGAAAAGAAAAATGACTGAAGCTAAGGAAGCTATCGAAGAATTAGCCGATAAACTTAAACTAGATGATGTTCCAATAAGGATAGAAGCCTTTGATATATCCAATATCCAAGGAGTAGAATCGGTGGGCTCGATGGTTGTATTTGAAGAAGGCTTGGCCAAAAATAGTGACTACAGAAGATTTAGGATAAAATCAGTTATGGGACCTAATGATTATGCAAGTATGGAAGAAGTAATATATAGAAGGTTTAATAGAGGTTTAAAGGAAAGGAAATTGATGAAGGAAAATAAAGTATCAGTAGAAAGCTTTTCATATTTTCCTGATTTAATTATGATAGATGGAGGAAAAGGACAGATAAATGCTGCTAAAAAGGTTTTAAAGCAGTTTAACATAGATATACCAGTATGTGGATTAGTAAAAGATGATTTCCATAGGACAAGAGGAATAATATATAATAACAAAGAAATAAATATTTCTAAATATAGTAAAAGCTTTAAACTAATTACTAGAATACAAGATGAGGCTCACAGATTTGCGCTCAGCTATCATAGAAGTCTTAGGGATAAAAAAATGTTTAAATCAGTATTAGACGAAATAAAGGGAATAGGTAAAAAACGAAAAATTGCTTTGCTTAAGAAATTTGGTTCTGTTGAAAATATTAAAAAGGCTTCAGTTGAAGAATTAGCGTCAGTAGAAGGAATGAACAAAAGAGTTGCTGAATCTGTGTATAAATTTTTTAGAAAAGGGAGCTAG
- a CDS encoding stalk domain-containing protein, giving the protein MKKKRFYAIMCVFAILFSSTVMAEGLYKDIKVYFDNIKVNINGESKIEDEEVFIYKNKVYVPVRSLVENMGGEIHWNAQDNRVSIKTYKDFPECDTLNGEVFVYGLITDINFKDRTIQIEQHFDDNSVEVTPILKVREDAGIIFQRNDKKMNIEFKDLRFGEDVGLVLDKNKKVRGIIITD; this is encoded by the coding sequence ATGAAAAAGAAAAGATTTTATGCAATTATGTGTGTATTCGCTATATTATTTTCATCAACTGTAATGGCAGAAGGGTTATATAAGGATATAAAGGTTTATTTTGATAATATAAAAGTCAATATAAACGGAGAAAGTAAAATTGAAGACGAAGAAGTGTTTATTTATAAAAATAAAGTTTATGTACCTGTTAGAAGCTTAGTGGAAAATATGGGTGGAGAGATACATTGGAATGCGCAGGATAATAGAGTATCAATAAAAACTTATAAGGACTTTCCAGAATGCGATACGTTAAATGGGGAAGTTTTTGTATATGGGCTAATAACAGATATTAATTTTAAAGATAGGACTATACAAATAGAACAACATTTTGATGATAATAGTGTAGAAGTTACTCCAATACTAAAAGTTAGAGAAGATGCAGGAATAATTTTTCAAAGAAATGATAAAAAAATGAATATTGAATTTAAGGACTTAAGATTTGGAGAGGATGTCGGTTTAGTTCTTGATAAGAATAAAAAAGTAAGGGGAATAATAATTACAGATTAA